The region TTCAATCAAAACCATGAAGTCATCAGTATTACTTTCAGCTTGTCAAGCTTTgctcatttctgttttttcagCAGATTCCCAAACCACAAAACTGGTGGTTGCTGATTGGCCAGCGTTGGGCCTGGCCTATTGTCTCAGCGCTGTGTTTGTTGGAGCCCCAGGTTCTCCCTATTCATCGCGTCAAGCGCCGGTGCTATTAGCCTGCTGGAAACCTGCCTGTCTTGGCATTGTAGGATCTTGTTGTGTTTTGTCAGGTAACCCTGTCTCCATAAACATCTTCATACAAAGGGGTTGATTAAGGTAAGTTCATATTGAATGTTGTCCAGCAACTCTTGGtgttcatttttgtgttttcgtttgttttttatttatgtgtgctattttttttttccacatgtgGAGACACAGCTGCAGCTCTAACAGCTGCACGGGGAATGTTGCAAATATTAGACATTGCTGCATCAGAAAATGTACACACCAGTTTCTGCCtcacttttttgtcttttaaaatgtctttatatatataacagTCTCATAGGTTCCATAAAATGTATTCACACTGCAGCCAATCAGTTACAAATGTAAAGAAATGAATAGCTTATGTGTTTTGTGTAACTGCAGTCtataaaaatgaaaagacaTTCAAACCCAGTCTCCTGTAGCGGCTTAAAATGATTGAAAACTACAGACAGCTTCACTCTTAGTCTTATTTTCTTTATCTTGGTGGTTCAATTTTCTCAGATGTTTTACAGGAATATAAGAGATTTTGGGGAAAAGGTTGAGTGATGCGTTTGAGAGGAGACAGTCAGCCTCGAGGTCAGTGCCAGTCACAACCAAGGCCCCTGTctgaattaaaaagaaaataatttaactGCTTGTTTTTCAGGGATTTTATCCTGGCTTGGAAGAAAATGACTTCctaaaaaaactgttaaatcCAACTTGCTggctaaatattaaataaaatgattagAATTTGATATATGCCACAAAACATTGACATTCTGAGACAATGTTTATTTGATTTACATGGTGGGGATCAAATGGATTCAAAAAGTGCTCTGGTTCAGACTACGGCAGCTGCTGCAACTTGCCAGAGAGGCTGCTCAGAGGGAAATGTGATCCTGCAGAAATACAGAGCTCTTCAATGAATACACAGAGCTCTTCAACGAGCATCCCGTTCAGCTTTCAGACATAACaagatatatctatatatcatCCTTTCCCCCCCAAAAAGAAATCCATGACAACTCTCCACGCGACAGAGAGGATGGCTGCAGGATATTACATTCAGGTGGAACAATGAGCAATAGATGTATCAAGTATCAAAGCATCGCTGGACTCGATAGAGGCTgggcgcatgtgtgtgtgtgtgtgtgtgtgtgtgtgtgtgtgtgtgtgtgtgtgtgtgtgtgtgtgtgtgtgtgtgtgtgtgtgtgtgtgtgtgcactggggggtgggggtgtatgTAAAGCCCATCTTCAGGGACTGATCTCCTAGAGAACAAAGTGGAGCATATACACACAGGCGACCCCGCAGCTCAATCCATTGGAAATAATATGTTCATTACAACGCAATTACTGACACTTAGAGCCTCTCTCCCTGaagtgcgtgcatgcgtgcgcgcgtgcgtgcgcgcgtgcgtgcgtgcgagaGAGGGGCCCTGCTGCTGACCGCTGATGCTGAGTGACCTCTTACGTTCCTctctatgtgtctatgtgtgcgtgtgcgtgtgtctctctgcaggttCAGGATGTACAGCTTTATGGGTGGAGGTTTGTTCTGTGCAGGCGTGGGGAACATCCTCCTGATCGTTTCCACAGCAACCGATTACTGGATGCAGTATCGGCAGTCCAGCAACTACATGCACCAGGGCCTGTGGCGCTACTGTAAGCCGGGGAAATGCTTCCCACACAACGAGAGCATCGGTAAGTGTTGCAAAGGAGGGTTCACATAGATGACTGGGAAACTCCTAACTCTCAGTTAGCTCTacaaacatttctaaaaaagatGGGGCCATTGCAGAGGCAGAGCCCCTTTCACTGGCTGGGGTAAAGCTCATCTTTACTTGGCAATGGAGGTAACTATGTCAGGCATTCAGCATGCTAGCAAACAAGCGTGCCATCTGGATagcaatatgtttttatttctaatttGAATTTGGAAGTGCCGCTGGGCTAACTTGTTATCCTGAAGTGAAGTGGTATTATTCAGTGAGTAGCATATGGGCTAACATCTCAGTCTAATGTTCGAGACATTTGTGACAAACACACAGCATCTTCATATCACACACTAGAAACATGGAGGCAATATTTGTCATTCCATTGTGACTTACACACAGAATGTGCACTATTGTTTAATTACAAATACAATGCTGTGATACTTTGATAttaaatatagaatatatatatatggttaaACTTGTAAGATTGCCTCCGCCTCCCAAACAGATGGTGTTAAATACAACCTAACTTTATATTAGCGTGTGTCATGTGTTCCATCGCTTCTGTTAAAGATTTGGCTGATAGGTTCAGGATTTCTATCTGGCATCGATGAAATTAGAAATTTGGTTGTACTTCTTCTCCAAGATGTTTCCCATCCGTCATCAAATTGGCTTGTTAACATGGTCTGAGCGGGGTCACATCTCAGATCATTCACCCCTGTTGGCTTGCACTGACCCCCACCGGTGACTTcaattgacctttgaccctgtcCACAGCCCACTTAGATGCCACCCGTGCCCTCATGATCCTCTCTCTCTTGGCCTGTTTCATCGGCATCATCATTGGCATTATGGCCTTCATCCATTACTCCTCCTTCGACAGGTTTGACAAAACCTTTGCTGCAGGCATCTTGTTTTTCATCTCATGTAAGCAAATCCATTGTCTTGTGTTTGTACTTTGTTCGTTTGGTGTCTTTGCATTTGATGTGATCTTAATTGATGAATCCATGGTGACAGATGAAATACCTAACTGAAAGCATGTGTACAATCTACCAGAAACCTTTTCTTCACATGTTCCTTCTCTTTCTGCCCAGGCTTTTTAGTGTTTCTAGCAATGGCAGTGTACACTGGTGTGACTATTAACTACTACGGAAAACGCTATGGAAACTGGAGGTTCTCCTGGTCCTATATCATCGGCTGGGTGTCGGTGGTGCTCACCTTTTTTTCAGGTAGACACGCAACTCAACACACCAAACTGACTCGGTCTGCTTTCATACAGCCTGCGTCGGCCGCCAGACGGTGCGGCAGAAacgtctttccattcattttaattGGGGGGTAGTGCGTTTAGGCTGCGGCTGTGGGGCTGACAAATAAAAAACCTTAggttccctctctctcacagtgGTGCTATCACATCCCTCCACTGTCAGGGTTCAACTCATGGAGTGTTCAGTGTAAACGTCAGCGACATTTGGCTGTCATCGTTTTCTGCTAAATGTTAACTTCTTTTTAAGCTCGAATCTTGAGTGAGCTCCTGGAGAAGCACTCAGTCCAGTGTAGATGAAATCACTGCTCGGAGAACATACTTTATGAAGTCATGGCAGGCAACTGAAAATACTTTTAAGATGTATGATTAGTTTTACACGTTATCATGTGGTACCTTTTAAAACATTCAATGTGGTATAGCATATGCAATTGTATTCACCTCCACATGTTGTCAATGCCACAACTAGTAGCCTACCTAGGTAGTGGTATTCATACTGCATGTACTATGTGtaataaagaaaacagaaactACAGTCTATATGTAATATTACACAATGCAGTCGAAGCATACATGGGTCAGCCCATAGTCCAGCAGCTGAATCAATGATGTGACATTATCAGTAAGTGATGCTTGTAGTAAGTGCTCATCTCTGAATCCCCCAGCATGCTGTGCACTACCTGCTGTTCAGCAGGCTTTTCACTATACTGAATATGAAAATGGTTTAGAGGTAAACAGCATCCAGATGCTGAAAATACCAGCTAAATTACAAAGTAGTACACATATGTTAACTAATAGGTAGGTACTAATAGGTAACAACATCAGAATGATACACATTTATTTCAAGAgtattcaaaatatatatattacatttacatGAATGAATTAGATGCCAAAATAACAGCACATGTATCATGTGAAGCTACTGTATAGATGTTGGATGCACTACAAATGGTTTTGGTTTGTGACAATATGAAAACAAAGCTGCTCCATAGACTCATACAAAGAATATTAAGAACTCAATTCAATGGAATCTTTTTCAGAATGTCACTGAACATGGCCTGAAAAAAAGAGCAATTTATCACCATTTTCTGGTGCTGTTGAATTAAAAAGACACAAATTACATCGTTGTGCATATTGTCAACaacacaaataataaataagcaATCACACACATCGCTTCTCCTTTTATCTAATGGAAATGCATTGTCATTGATGAATGGCATTGCCATTCCCTGATGGATAACAACGACctgccttttctttcttttcaggtATATTCTATCTGTGTGCCTATCGGATGCATGAATGCCCCAGGAGCGCTAACTCTCACTAGAAGACCTGCACCATCACCCGAGCCAGGAGCTATGGATTAGGATCGCGAGGCTGCGTGTACATTCGCACCATCAACAAGGATGCAGAGCTTACCTGTGGAACATGAACGATCAAAGCTTAAATGGGTTGAATAAAAAGATTTGGGAGAACGTGGCTCTTCATTTTCATCCACACACACCGCGCGTGTGTTACTCACGCTCTTGAAGTCTGCGTGATTGACGTATCTACAGTTacagttttcttttaataacgCTCTCTCTGATAACGCTTTTAGAGGCTGGCCAGCTGGCTTTATGTCACATTtcgttttaatttttattttatttcacctttaCTTTTTTCTGCAGGCACGTCATTAAGAACAGGTTCTTATTTGCATTGGCGGCCTGACAAGGCAAAGGTAAGGAGGGCtagaaaatacagtacattagacacacatacagtttaAAATGACATTGACATGACAATACTATTTGATATATACTATCTGCTATACAGACAGCAGTTAACACGTATACCGAGAGGACCACACAGGTACATGGGTgagtaagagagggagaaaccatGCAAATGTTGAAATAGAAATTATGACGTATGCCCCGCCCTTAGCCTTATAATACTGGCTGTCCATAACCATAGAGAGTTATTCATTAATTATACTGCATTAAAACAACACCCTGAAACTCAGATtacgaataaaaaaaaactatatgcAATTATGACTTAATGCAcatctacatacagtatatagctgTATTCCAAAAGAAAATCTCATTGAAAGGTGTGTTTTATAGTGGCTTATTATGATGTCTAGTTCTTTGTCTAATGGAAAAGAAccaaatgtaggctacttttctGTTGTGCGTAAAAGCAAAAGACATGTATGCGCGTGTATGCCTATGAAAACTATATTATAGGCCTACTCATCCATAATGACGCAGTAAACGTTTTAAATCGCCATATTGTGGAGAGTGTGTCGAAAAAGTGCTTTCAGTGGACGTGGATACATTTTGGAATTGAGCCTATTGAAAGAATACCTTACAGTGAATATATAAAATACCATGAACCACGATGATTCGGTTgctaaaaaagaaatgaattaAATAGGCAAGCTTTTCTATCTTAAACATTTCCATATTATAGTAATGCTATAGGGATGGAGAGGAGCATATAGGACCTATGGTAGGCTCCTtggattattatttatttaagctCCAAATACCTGCCGGTGGGTGAACCTCTGCCTTAGAACACTAGAAGCCCAGTGTTACCCGGTGCGCTGTTGCAAACCTGGGATCCAAACGGGCCACTTAACGGAGTGACGCAGTGCCTGACCGGCTCAACATTTTACTTAATGAAATGGCCACAAAAAGCCGCTTAACCGCGCCTCAAGAACGGATCCTTAAGACGATTTCATCGCCATTTGTTTCATTTACTTTCTAATTTCCCCCTAAAAGCAACTTGTTATCCTGGCGTGCTCCGTGAAAGTGATTGTCGCCCAGCCAGGTGCAGCCGGGTTACCTCCATCTGCTTCGGCCAGTCTTTAAAAGCTCTTTGCTTCTCCGATGATTcatttccctttacataaacaaaataaataaacacccaGATTAttttatgtaggcctatagTTTTGACTTCAAAACTAAATTATGTCACTTGTTTCCTGAATTTCTTTTCCGACTAATAGCCTACTTGATGGAAACATAGCGACACAATGGTGCACATTTTGCAGCAGCTTTAGTCCTGGATGGGAGTTATTATTGAGTCGTTTGTCCCCGCCGTGCCAAAAGGTGTTTGATTTGCAACCCTCCAACTATGCTCATTTGCATTTGACGTCCATTTAACACAACTCTATGCAAACTAATGCAGGAGAACAGCACTTTTCCAGCGCAACTGATTCCCAGTAATTAATTTGTTCTCCCTCCATCTGATCAAATGGAAATCCTGTCCTCCAGCCCAAGGATTACAACTTCCGCTCTAACATCTCCCTTAATTGCCTAATAGCATTGCAGCGTGAATTCTGCCTACATTAAGACACTTTCACATTAACCGGCCTGATTGGAAATGTGATGACAACACCATATCAACAAATTACAGCGCACCGCTTTCTTTTGCAAATGGGCACAGGAGCGGCACTTGTACTCTCCCAGATTTTAATACCGACAATTACAGCCAATTTGGGCGGAATTACTAGACAGACCTGTAGCGGAACAAATCCTCCTGTGACACAGGCTACACGGCTTCATTCAAAAACTACAAGCATGAAGGAAGAGGGCAGAAGTTACCCGAGTCAATTTCCCGGACAATTGAAAATACTATGCATGTGCATGTTCAAGTTTCAAGAAAGTAAATCGTTATTCGGTATAGATGACTTGGGCCTAGCCTATATAAAGTCATAATAAAGgctaatatatttatatttattaataataataataataataataataataataataataataataggcatATAATCAAAAAGTTTGGCTACATCAGGCATATTATAGAAATACCACAGTGATGCCATAAGAAATAATAACATCATGTTAGACCAGctgaaatacaaacaaatagGCTAAATATACCCTCTATGACGTAGGCCTACACATTGCAAATGTGTGTTTTACCAGCCACGTGTATAGTGTATCCTATACACTACAGGGAATAACGCCGCCAACTGACCAACTTCTTCTCCACACCGACGCTATTGTTCTAAAGGAGAGAGTCACTTTGAACTCTTAAAGATGAACTTCAAACTAGTCTACTGTCGCGatattcaaatgttttaacCAGGGATAGGTAGCctattattaaatatttgaagTCCCCAACAGGCATACTGGCTTGAAATGGGAATAAGATGTTCCTTCCAATAAAGTAAAACAGCTAAATAGGCCTATATGCCTAGCCTCCCACTGTACCAATAAACGgaatgtttcagcaccatggcgAGCGCCCGACGGCAACAACAGGCCTTTTTAGCCTACAGTCTTCTAATCTAGGCTATAGGTATTAAATAAGCAACATACTGCCGGTCCGTGCTACAGATCCCATTTGACATAGCAAGTAGGCCCTATGTGACATCTCCTCTGTATTCACTTCAAttcactttatttaaaaaagggacAGTGCAAATTAATAAACCGCATGGGTAAAGaaatgccagaattagccaaaatggctatttttcatctgcagtcacCTATTCATAATTAACATTTTGGTAATAATTTTGTTCGGAAACTATAATTTTACAAACTATTTTGGCTAAATAAAGAATCGTTCTTCAAAGGCACATGTGCTCGCGAACCTGGCCAAAACAGCGTGGTTGCTAGGCGACCACAGAAGCACCGCTACGAGTGCAGATCCGCTGTGATTCAGTCACAGGTGCGCTGCATTTCTGGACCCGGTTTGCTTTTTTTCAGCATGCAGCTTCGAACGggtctcagccaatcagaaggaAGAGCAGGCCCCTCACGTCTCCCCTCCGCCCATCCAGCGCTCTAATTGGCTGATGCGTAAATCAATTTCCCCAATCCGCTATCTGTGTGAATAAACGCTTGTTGGAAATGTGCCCTCCCACTGATATGTAATTCTCGGCGCGGTGTCCCTCACTGATCCCACACAGGGCTCATTCTAAGCCCGGAGACTTGTGGAGAAGAGGCTGATGCTGATGCAGCTTTTAAAAGCGGGAAAATAACCAACCCAAACTGACACCATGAGTATGAACTACGCGTCCGCGGCGCCCGCGCACAGGTCCACGTCGTTTTTCATTGAGGACATCTTATTGCACAAACCCAAGCCGCTGAGAGAGGTCCTTCCCTCGCCGTTCTGCAGCTCCCTGGCCTCCCGGATGCCCCTCCTGGAGTATGGATACCCACTGATGCCAACCCCAATACTGGCGCCACA is a window of Perca fluviatilis chromosome 16, GENO_Pfluv_1.0, whole genome shotgun sequence DNA encoding:
- the lim2.1 gene encoding lens intrinsic membrane protein 2.1; its protein translation is MYSFMGGGLFCAGVGNILLIVSTATDYWMQYRQSSNYMHQGLWRYCKPGKCFPHNESIAHLDATRALMILSLLACFIGIIIGIMAFIHYSSFDRFDKTFAAGILFFISCFLVFLAMAVYTGVTINYYGKRYGNWRFSWSYIIGWVSVVLTFFSGIFYLCAYRMHECPRSANSH